The DNA region CCATTACTTCTATGAGGTTCATCAGAAAAATACTCCCTTAATTTTAGGGGTTGCTTTTTTCTGATGTTTTCTGATACAATACAGATAAGTTCAAAAACCAGAAAAGCAACCCGCTTTTTCGGTTCTAATAGGGAGGCGGCAACCTCCCTATTGACTTGTCTATATTATACCATTTTTCGCTAATTAAAACAAGCGAAAAGTCAATGGTTACAAGGGTTTATGGCACTTTCTTTGATATAGGGAGAAGTATAAAACTCCCCCCTATATTTCCTTGTTTAGCGCAGTCGTCTACGGACTACGCGCACGGTGCGCCGGACAGTTGTTGTTCGGCGGCGGACGCTGCGAACGACCGCTCTTCGTGCAATTCGGATGCGCGCCATGGCTTTTCACCTCCTTCGCTTGGCAAAGATTGGTGCATAGCATACGTTACAGCGTGTGCTATGCACCGCCAAAACATCTATTCTTTTCTAAAATGGGAAGCGAGGGCTTCCTGTAAATCTTACACCTATATCACTTGAAAGCGTTCCCGTAGGGGATAACCCCCACGGGTCAGCGGGTGATTTACAGGTGTTTGAGTTTGGGTATAGTGTCGGGGATCAGCCGACGCCCCAGGACAACGATTGGGATGTTGTCCTTTCTAATTATGATACTACATTCAAAGTAAGATGTCAAGAGAAAATTAACAAATCTGTTTTTACAATGAAAAAGCCTTATGAACATAGGAACCACAAGTCTTTTCAAAGATTTTCTAAATCCCAAAACTACTTATTGCGTAAACCTTTGCTGATACTCTATGCTATCGGGAAGTGGCATGCCAAACATGTGTTTAAAAGGGGATCGACAGTCGTAGGGCATAGTTAAAAGGTGTAACTCTCGAATACCGCACGTTTTCGCATTGTACATTAGGGGATTAGCGAATCAGGAACTGGTACCCAAGTAGGATCTCTGAGCTTTTGAGTCTAACGATCAGAGAGGTCTACCAGAAGAACAAGCCCGTGACCGATCTGCTTCTCAACAAGAATATCGTCAAGGACTGCGACATCTCCAGGGTTTCTGTGCCAATGAATTCTAAGGGCCGCCGCGCCATCTCAGATCTTATCGACGGCAGCCGACGGAGCCCGCTCGTCACGCTATGTGCCGTTTGTGAGTGTGGCAGGATGCCGAGTCCGGAAACCAGACACCCCACCACGCGCAGAAACAGGACGTTTCATCTATAGATACGCCTGCGGTTCGCAACGTTTAAACAATCTGCCGTAGAGAGAATACGTTATCAGATTCGCGCGCAAAGAACTGCGTTTCTAACGACAAACACCATTTGAAGAACGCCACACTTAACGGTGTGATTGCTTCTGTGCCGAACCATATCTCTGCTAATTCGCAGACCCGGAAGCGACCGTTTCGTTCCATTTTTCGCACAAACGCAGCGACTTCAGAAATGATTCTGTCATGCCTCAACTGCCTCCCTCTTGAAATGCCTACACGTTTTTTAATGGGATAGACACCACCGTTTTCAGGAAGCTTCACATCTACGGCTGGACACGCTTTACGGACAGATTTAGACAACTCTTTTCGCGCCGCTGCATCCCCGTGGACAAGAAACAGTTTACGCGGCTGCACTTTCTCAACCAAATCCAGCAGTTCCTGACTGTCCGCGTGTGCCGAAAGCCTGTAACGTTTCACTTGACATTTAACATCAAAACGTTTATTGTCTAAAAACCACACTCGGTTTTCTGGGTCTTCTTGCTTGCTTAAATCCTCTAGCGCGCGTCCCGGTGTACCCTCCGCCTGATACCCGGTAATCGCAACCAAGTTCTTCTGATTTGAAACTAATTTGCTCGCGTAGTAGTTTGATATACCTCCGTTCAACATTCCTGAAGATGCGACGATGCAGCAAGGTTCTCCTGCCAAAATACTCTCGCGTTCATCAGGGGATTCAACCTTTTTTATCATATCGGTATAAAAAAGAGATTCACCTTGTTCTGCTTTGCGCCTCAAAGGGCGTTGAAGTTCATCTGCAAAGTCTGAGTATATGTCATTGACCTTGCGCACCATCCCATCAACATAAACAGGAATCTCAGGAATTTCTTTCCGTTCCA from Candidatus Poribacteria bacterium includes:
- a CDS encoding MBL fold metallo-hydrolase, yielding MNLHFFGGANEVGASSTLIEIEGVRLLVDAGIRMGPGQDSPLPDFPDFDKVGMPDAVLLTHAHTDHTGALPVLHNMLSADVKIYCPPATQAITKVLLEDSARRMERGEENGEELRYTLADVAAVLNRMKPVGWLEPIEVCPGVTATWIRAGHIFGAAMIYIQGQHERILMTGDVSVSRQLTIPSLDLPSWCKPDVMVMESTYGDRQHEVSRKQEAKRLAADVAEVIAEVIAGGDKVLMPAFAVGRSQEVILILKDAMERKEIPEIPVYVDGMVRKVNDIYSDFADELQRPLRRKAEQGESLFYTDMIKKVESPDERESILAGEPCCIVASSGMLNGGISNYYASKLVSNQKNLVAITGYQAEGTPGRALEDLSKQEDPENRVWFLDNKRFDVKCQVKRYRLSAHADSQELLDLVEKVQPRKLFLVHGDAAARKELSKSVRKACPAVDVKLPENGGVYPIKKRVGISRGRQLRHDRIISEVAAFVRKMERNGRFRVCELAEIWFGTEAITPLSVAFFKWCLSLETQFFARESDNVFSLRQIV